Within the Apium graveolens cultivar Ventura unplaced genomic scaffold, ASM990537v1 ctg2461, whole genome shotgun sequence genome, the region ttgaaaaaattatttggaAGAAGTTTTTTCAATTGTATACAAAAAATCCTTTGTTAATATATACAAAAGTCTAAATGAAACATTTATTTACCAAGCTAATTGTCATTTCCATAGGGTGTCAAAACTAGTCACTAAATCAATTAGCCAACTTAATTAGATACAAATTACCGTTAATTGTCAAACATGACATTTGTATTTCGATTAAGATCAGATATAACGGTACTAATTATAAAATATCTTGAGTTTGAACGGGTGAATTTTTGTCCGACTAAAATCTAGCAATGTTTTGCAtgacaaattatgaaaaattagACGGAAAAACAATATTCTTGCATAAGGATTTTAAGAATGTATCCTACAGGCTACAGGTAATAAAATATTTTAGTCattgttttgaataaaaaaaTACCAAGACCTGCATTTTAAAAAGATTAGCAGGGACGGCATCATTGTTAGATTTTATTAAAAAGACTTTGAAAAAGTCTTCAAAGATGGTAGCAAAAGTAAAGACCAACTGGTGGATTAGTCTTGTCCACACAGAAACTAGTTACAAAACTAATCTAAACAAATAAGACTACTGAAAACACCTTTGTAACACAATCTATCTGAAAGAAAAATGGCTGATTGATATACCAGACAACTCACATGACAAGCACTTAGACAACTCATTAAGAACAATAGCTAAGCAGACTACATTAAAAAACATCCCAAACAACTTGACACATACATTACAAAGATTTGCTGTAATGCCAGCCAAATAGATCTTATTATGATTCTAATTAACCATAAGTTTTACAGCAAAGGATCTATAGTACTATAAATACTGTAAAGCAAATGCACAAAAATTATTACAAGATAATTGAATTCATTACATTACTTTGAGATCACTTCCTATGGAAACTGTGTTGTAGTGATCTTGGGGAACCTTCAAAGAGATCCATGAGGTGATTCTCGAGATCGTCAGCTGTGTACTTAATGTGCTTGTCACTTATGTGGTTCGTGTGTCTTCCTACAAAAGTACGGTAAGCCTGAATCACCTTGAGAGATGTTGAGATTCGAAGATCATCGCGTAGTTGAATATCGGGGATTGTCCATCCAGTTTGATTCTTGTACACGTCCTCAAACGCAAGATAAAAGCTCTGCAGCCTTTCCTTCAGAAGAGTTTTCGAAATGGAATTTGAACCAGAATTATAGAGACCCTCGTCCTTGAGTAAGGAGAGAATAGAACTCCATGTAGCTCGCTCATAATCCATTGCATGGTGTTGGAATTTCCAGTTATGCTTGCGTATCCAATCATCCCCTAAAATTGTTCTTAGCTCGGAGTTTCTAGCCTTTTCAGCCATGTAATGTATATTATTCATCAAGAACAGGCACCCCAGGGAACTGTCCTTGTACAATTTGGATTTGTCAATGAGATTGTGTTCCAAGATTGAAGTAAGGGATCTGAAGTGTACGGAAATTGGAGAAAGATAGTGTGGGGAGTTTACGCTATTATCCTCTTCGGTAGCTTGATTCGAGTCTGGAGAAGATGAAGCGGGGTCGTCCGTGTCATTGTCCCTGAGGAGAGAACTAAGATAATTACTATAATCTGTCAGTGTCCTTAAGTAATTCATCACATATCTCGTGAGATGATGAATCCCGCCACCAGCAAATGCGCTAGTTGACACATTTGATGCCACAGCACTCTTGAAATCAAGAAAAGTGGCCTTTGCACAATCTCCCAACCTCTTGAGAACATCCTGGCACTCACTTTTGATATTTATTCCAGTTTCATCACTGTATAAAGTATCAATATCTGGAATAAGGTCTGCTAGAACTTCATACATGTCAAGAATCCGATGTAACTTTTCCGGTTGATGAGGACTTACAGCAATAGCTTCAGCAAAATTTAGAAGCTGCATCATAGAGGCTTTTGATGACTCTGCAAAACATATAGCACTAACTGATTCGAGCTCCCCAAATACCTGATCCACTAGCCATTTTTCACTAGCAAGGTAGACCCTCACGAATATCTTTATAGCTCGAATCCATCTCCTAATTTTGGAGTTCAAAGTTCCCCATTCCATCCTCAAGATATCATCAATACTAGATTTCTCTACTTCAAGAATAAAGAGGCAGTCATCCAAAGCATCTTTCCGGACACTGATAAATGCCTGTGAGCACTCCCGACCATATTTTGAATCAAACATTAAATTCACAATGCATCTAAGATCAGGAATAACATCTCGATGGATCAAGTCAATAGTGTATTCTTCTGCACCTCTACTGACACTGTCTCTCTGAAGGCCATCATCAACAGAATCTTCTCCAAATGAGACAATCGAGCCATCATCCAAAGTATCTTCCTCACTTGAACGAAATGACATGTGTTCAGGCTCAAAAGGCTGCCTATTCTGAACAAGTATGTGCTTAAGTTCCTCCTCAAGTCTAGTCATAGCTGTCTGAAGAACTACATGAGCCTTCCTCGCAAGTGCATTCTCTTCACTATCTTTATTCAAACTCAAACTCTCCAAACTTTCAGCCAACCTACGTGCCTCATCCACAGCCCTCACATAATCATTAGCCTCATCAGGTCCACAATCCCATATCATCAACTGCTCACCATCTACCTCCCAATTCATAACTTTGTCATGAATCAAATTAATCCGCTTTTCAATATCACTCAATTCCTCTTCTTTATTTTCCGGAGCTCTCGAGATGCTAGACAACTGAGTTCCAAGCTCAACCAAGAGCTTCCTAGCATCATCTGTCAAGTTCTTATTTGTCTCCAAGGCCATAACAATATGCTGCGCCGCAGCAATCAAATTCTCATCTCCTTCTAAAGATGCAACCACAGATCTATTCTCCTCCATATCATAAACAATTCACAACCCACAAGTAGGTTTCAATCACACCCCAACTCAAGAATCAAAGAACTTCACAACAAGTTTTAATCTTTCAAACCCCAAGTCCAAAATTAACACAAAAATGCTAAACCCACCAAGAAAAAACAACTAATCAAGCAAATTCAATCAAAAAAAGTTCaataaaaaaaaattttaaaattaggctTATGTCACAAAACCCAAGATTCTTGGAGGGTGTTCAAGTAAAACACCCAATAATAGACAAGGAGAACTGAATGAACAAATCACAAAACTAGCATAAAAACTGACTTAAAAGATACTAAAAACCAGTTGAATAGAAGCACAGATTGATAGAAATACCCAATAAAGTTAAGATCTTTACAGGTAAAAACATACAAGaacaagaaaaagaagaagaaaatagaaAAACAAACTGACCCTTTTGAAGATTATGATCTATGAGAGGATTTGACCATTTTTAGCTTGGAGTTTTCTCACAGACCTGATTTCTGCAACTTTTTGGAGTCTTGTTGATATTTATTGTACTCGCAAATATATTTGTAGAATATAATACTAGTAGTAGTAGTAGATGCCTCAAATGTTTACAGAATGATACTATTTTCCAAAAATAATCCGATTTTATAGATTAATCGTTAAAAGGTACTTTTCGAAATATAACCCgattttattgattaattaatcattaaaaagtATTTTTCTCTGGTTTAATTTTAGAATCTCGCTATTCATTTCATTTTACGTCAAGtttgataaaataaatattattatttatctttaaatataTTCGCATTTATCCTATTAATTACTctaaattatatttattaaatatatccACTAATTATCCGGTTAATTACTCTAAATTATCGTTATCAGGGTAATTTTGACTCCCATATTTCATAACAGAGAATAAAAGTAATAGTAATACGAAAAGAAAAATGCTAGAGGTacaaaataaattattaaaatagtTGTAAATATCACATGTCACGTGTTTGTTTGctaaatataaaaaaaatcttaCATTTACATTAATAGCaccaattaaattattttattatgcCATATCACATATGTCATGTCATTTCGTGATAATTTTGTAACTTTTTTCGTGCCTTTAGCATTACCCGTACGAAAAATATAGTACATGAAATGGCACTTGAACTCTGATTGACTATCCAAAGAGTCTTGTTTGTGGAAAGACAGCATTGAAGAAAGAAAAAACTGGACACTTGTGTTAAACAAGAAATgaatataaaatcaaataaatgGGTGTCAGTACActtaaaatatgatataataaagagagagagagagagaggaattATTGGGTGACTTCATGTGTTGTACGTATGGTGCACCCTACCTGTAGATGGCTTAGCTAGATGCCGCCACTGCTTAGAAAGAAATGTTTGGTCATTTGTTTGACCAAGTGTTGTGTTTGACTTTGACAAGTTCTAGATATTCTCCTTGACCTTTCTTCTCCTCTTTCCGTTAATGTTTGTTAGTTATGTGGATTCTATTGAGATATATAAATGAATCTGTCAAAATTgaaattttatttcaaatttgGATTGAAAACTTATCACAAGTAACACTCACAAGTAACACAGTTCATATTTAAAGTTGCACCGCaaagtttttataattaaaatgagTCGTAACAAGTATATGGATATTTTATAAACCTAATGTGAATACCAAACCTAAAAATGGATAATCCATTAGgtcaaattaaagttaaaaattatGACCTTATTTGTTTCGTCAATTACGTGATTACATAAGAATTTTAATTTCCCCGTAACTAAGTTACAATTACAATTTCTAGGTAATTAAAAAACATGTGTTTGGTTTattattatgcaactataagttACGTAGTTAAATTTGGTAAGTAATtaatgtttttatatttaatatttatataatttgtGGTGATCATGGGGGATCGTGGTAActaaattccaatattttgtggTAACTACAAAAACCTTGGAACTAGTTCCCTTGCCTAGTCTAAAATTCATCAAACCAAATACTGTAATTCTTTTTGGTTCCAACGAATTTAATTTAAAACACTCCCAAATATATCTTTTGTAAACATTATCTATTAGTTATTCTATTCAAAATTGGAAGAAAGTGCATCAACATAACATATTTTTAACTACATAACATGTGTATAGTTCATTGACATGTAAATTTCGAAAAAGTCAATCACTCACACATATTATAAAGTacataattttgaaaaaaattatcCTTACAATAAATATCACCATACACATATAGATATATTTTCTCATAATAGAAAAGtcattattataaaaaatatcacCGTACACATATAAATGTAACTTCTTACAATAAAAAATCTATTACAGTTCACAAATAATTTTACAATTATCAATTCTTAAATAAAAGTATATTACATCTCACAAATATGTAAACAAATTCTACAATAACTAATCTAAGACCATGTTCGCCATAGAGCtattaagtatatatatatatagagagagcgagagagagaaaGTCTTACTCAGGTAcaaatcaaattaaaataaaaactgcAAACTAGGCCCAGCCCATTATTAATTGTCTAACCCAAACAAAATACTAACGTACTTTTAGTCTGAAAGTTTCagttattttaaaatttgaaaatacaGACACACACGTATATAGATACATTACACAAAAAACAGTTTCGCCCAATTAATGATGTCCTAATTACAAATTTATCTCAAAATTCACTATTTTTGTATAACTCATACAGATTTATGATATTATAGTTTTATAGTTCTATAAATTCATACGAATTGGCGACGAACATAGATTTATGCGAAGATCTGAAGTTTTTCCGCTTTTAAAATCGGTATAATATCCGTATAAGGTATATTTCTACTGATTCTTTGTTAAAATCTTCAATTAGTAGTTGTAATGTAACACATTGTTGAATATAAACTAATATTCTTTTATGCATGTTCTTATTTTACAATTTTTTGGGTTTTTTATTGATTTCTTTTATAGAAGAAACAAAAAATCGTATTAAATTTAGTTAGTTCATTACTGTTGATTATATTCTTAGGATAAGGTATTCTCTTAATGATTTAGTATTCTGTAAAAAATTTATGATGTAATACTGATTTAGTTGTTGTGTTTTTACTGATTTATAACGCAATAATGTGATTATGTTGTTTAAATTAAGTTATCATGTAAATGATTTGGATATTTGATCTGTATACTTGTGTATTTACTGATTTAGATGTTGTGTTTTTAATGATTTGGATACTTGATCTGTATACATGTCTATTTACTGATTTAGATGTTGTGTTTTTACTGATATTATAGTTTTATACTGATGTTATGTTTTTAGGGTAAATTATCATGTAAATGATCTGCATACTTGTGTATTTACTGATTTAGATGTTATTTTTTTTACTGATATTATAATGCTATACTGATGATTATGTTGTTTAGGGTAAGTTATCATGTAAATGATTATGATATTTGATATTTGTACTTCTGTATTTATACTTGATCAATATACTTGTGTATTTACTGAAACTAGATATATAGCACAAGAAATATCCATCATTACAGTAATGATTAATGAAAAGCAACTAAAAAAATGGGATCGCATTATTACCGGAATACTTGATATGTATACTTGTCACTTGAATTACCAGTAATGATTAATGAAAAGAACGGGATCGCATTATTACTGGAAAATGACTACACAcaatatattttaaattagaaCTCAGTAACATAGATATTCCAAGGAAAGGTTTTGCTTGCTAGTTTAGCTATTCGTGGTATAACATTTGTTAGAGTATCGAATCAAAATGTCTGAAGCTAATCAGATTTAGGTTATGTTTCTTGACAGAAAAAGTAAATTTAAGGAGTAAAATGTAAAAATTGATTTTTAGCGAGAACCTCTTGATATTAACGGTATATTACTCGCTTCATGTTTAATATTCCAAATCTTGTCAAAGAAGTATTCTACACACTCCGAGTGAGAATGTGTATGAAGAAATCAAAGAAAAGATCTGGTTGCTGCAAATATCCAAGCCTTTGTATGTATGTAACAACTAAGAAGTAACAAAGCGTGTGTACAAGAGTGCAGGATGTCCATTAGTGTGATAATTTTTTGTGTGATAAAAGAAAAAGGACCTCTGAATTGAGTATCAGCATCTGAACTACTTTAATATCGAATGCATTCGAATGTATATAAATATCAGCATATGAACTACTTTAATATTGAATACATTCGAATGATCTGTATACTTGTGTATTTACTGATTTAGATGTTATGTTTTTAGTGATTTTATAGTGCAATACTGATGATTATGTTGTTTAGGGTAAGTTATGATGTAAATGATTTGGATAATTGATCTGTGTACTTGAATTTTTGTTGTTGATCTTTTGttgtttttaaattatttattatatttttatgagTAAATGACACTTTGCACCCCTTATAAATATTCACCTTTTCGATTTGATCTTAAACTTTTAATTTTGGCAGAATGCATCCCTTAATTTTAAATTTCCCTTAATTTTAAATTTCACTTAATATTGCACCCTTTTAATAATTTTCGTCCAAAATAACCCTTATTGTCAGGGGTAAAGTTTATATAATGACGATATGCACCCCATTGTTTTAATATTTTGACGATATGCACCCTATATAGTTTATAatttatactttattttaaattttcataCCTTTTGAAAttcataaaaatatatattataaaattaaattaaaaaataaaatatataacatacAAACTGGCTAGGGTCGAGTGTGATTTTTCTTAAAAGAAATAAATCAAAACCCAAAATTAATGTTATAAA harbors:
- the LOC141700515 gene encoding exocyst complex component EXO70E2-like; its protein translation is MEENRSVVASLEGDENLIAAAQHIVMALETNKNLTDDARKLLVELGTQLSSISRAPENKEEELSDIEKRINLIHDKVMNWEVDGEQLMIWDCGPDEANDYVRAVDEARRLAESLESLSLNKDSEENALARKAHVVLQTAMTRLEEELKHILVQNRQPFEPEHMSFRSSEEDTLDDGSIVSFGEDSVDDGLQRDSVSRGAEEYTIDLIHRDVIPDLRCIVNLMFDSKYGRECSQAFISVRKDALDDCLFILEVEKSSIDDILRMEWGTLNSKIRRWIRAIKIFVRVYLASEKWLVDQVFGELESVSAICFAESSKASMMQLLNFAEAIAVSPHQPEKLHRILDMYEVLADLIPDIDTLYSDETGINIKSECQDVLKRLGDCAKATFLDFKSAVASNVSTSAFAGGGIHHLTRYVMNYLRTLTDYSNYLSSLLRDNDTDDPASSSPDSNQATEEDNSVNSPHYLSPISVHFRSLTSILEHNLIDKSKLYKDSSLGCLFLMNNIHYMAEKARNSELRTILGDDWIRKHNWKFQHHAMDYERATWSSILSLLKDEGLYNSGSNSISKTLLKERLQSFYLAFEDVYKNQTGWTIPDIQLRDDLRISTSLKVIQAYRTFVGRHTNHISDKHIKYTADDLENHLMDLFEGSPRSLQHSFHRK